The Microbacterium sp. zg-Y1090 sequence CGATCTGCAGCGTCTGCTGCATCGACCCCGACGGGATGTAGAACGAGCGGACGACGAAGGTCTTCACCAGGAACGACACGACGACCGCGATCAGCACGATGACGAGCACATCGCGCAGGAACGGCCACCATCCTCGGCGGCGATGCGCCGCAGGTTCCTGTGGCGGCACCATCTGCTCAGCCGTCATCGACATTCCTCTTCCGCCGCCCGCCGACCACGGGCGTTCGCGCGCTCAAGCGTCGCACATTCCACCTGGACCCGCGGTGTACGACGCGGGCGGAGACGACGGATGCCCCGGGCACGAGACCCAGGGCATCCGTCGTGAGAGCACGATCAGCGGTCGCGCTTCTCCTTGATCTTGGCCTTCTTGCCGCGGAGGTTGCGCAGGTAGTACAGCTTCGCGCGACGCACGTCACCACGGGTGACGACCTCGATGTGGTCGATCACCGGGCTGTGCACCGGGAAGGTGCGCTCCACGCCGACCTGGAAGCTGATCTTGCGGACGGTGAAGGTCTCGCGCACACCATCTCCCGAGCGACCGAGCACGACGCCCTGGAAGATCTGGATACGCGAGCGGTTTCCCTCGGTGATGTTGACGTGCACCTTGACGGTGTCACCGGGGCCGAACTGGGGGATGTCCGAGCGCAGGGATGCTGCGTCGACAGAGTCGAGGATCTGCATGATCGTCACTTCCTGCAGCCGCCACAGGTCGACCGCGAGATAGAGGAGTAAAAGAAAGTCGGTGCCCCGGGACCGACTGCGCGGTCCGCTCCCCTGAGGCAGAGACCTTCAGGGCACGAAGATCCATTCTGCCATGCCGCGACCCCCCGGCCAAACCATCAGACGCTCGGGGGCGTGCGCTTCTCCTCGATGACGACCACCTCGGGGGCCTCGGGCTCCACGCGCTCCTCCGGAGCAGGGATGAACGCGGCGCCGCCCTGGGTGCGCATCAGCGTGATGCGGGGGCCGCTCTCGGACCACAGCTGCCACAGCAGCAGCCAGAACAGACCGACCGCGAGGGCGGCGGAGCCGAACGCCTGGGCGATCCACGCCGGGCCGTACCAGCCGAGTGAGATCACCGACAGGTGCCAGAGGCCGAAGCCGAGCACGTCCCACCACGACACCGCCCGCTCCGCGCGCACCGTCCCCCGCGCCCGCACCAGCAGCATCAGGGCCAGTTCGACGAGGAAGACCGCGGGTACGGCGATGAACAGGGCCCACACGAAGGCGAAGCCGCCGGCATCGAAGACGCCCCAGCCGACCAGCAGCCACAGCGGCAGCACGAAGGCCGCAGGCAGCAGCCAGAGAAAGAACGCCCGTCGCAGCCACATGTCTCCGATGCTACGCCTGCCCCGCATGCCGGGCACCGTATGCGCCCGCGGCGTGCGCATCATCGGCGAGAATGGAAGACGACGGAAGGAAACCGATGATCGAGCTGCGCACACCCGCCGAGATCGACGCGATGCGCCCCGCCGGCCGATTCGTGGCCGAGGTGCTCACGACCCTGCGCGACGAGACGAAGGTGGGCACGAACCTGCTCGCGATCGACCGCCGCGCCCACGACATGATCCGCCGCGCCGGCGCGGAGTCCTGCTACATCGACTACCACCCCTCGTTCGGCGCCAGTCCATTCGGCAAGGTCATCTGCACCTCGGTCAACGACGCGGTGCTGCACGGTCTCCCCCACGACTACGCGCTGCGCGACGGCGATCTCGTGACGCTGGACTTCGCCGTCGCCGTCGACGGCTGGGTCGCCGATTCGGCCGTGTCGTTCGTGGTGGGCACGCCGCGCGACGAGGACCTCGCCCTCATCGACACCACCGAGCGGGCGCTGGATGCGGCGATCGCCGCCGCCACCGTCGGCAACCGGGTGGGCGACATCTCCCACGCCGTGGCCCAGGTCGCTCACGGCGACGGATATTCCATCAACACCGACTTCGGCGGGCACGGCGTCGGGCGCACCATGCACGGCGACCCCCACGTGCCCAATGACGGCAAGCCCGGTCGCGGCTATCCGCTGCGCCCCGGGCTCGTGCTCGCGCTGGAGCCCTGGT is a genomic window containing:
- the rplS gene encoding 50S ribosomal protein L19, with product MQILDSVDAASLRSDIPQFGPGDTVKVHVNITEGNRSRIQIFQGVVLGRSGDGVRETFTVRKISFQVGVERTFPVHSPVIDHIEVVTRGDVRRAKLYYLRNLRGKKAKIKEKRDR
- a CDS encoding MFS transporter permease, with amino-acid sequence MWLRRAFFLWLLPAAFVLPLWLLVGWGVFDAGGFAFVWALFIAVPAVFLVELALMLLVRARGTVRAERAVSWWDVLGFGLWHLSVISLGWYGPAWIAQAFGSAALAVGLFWLLLWQLWSESGPRITLMRTQGGAAFIPAPEERVEPEAPEVVVIEEKRTPPSV
- the map gene encoding type I methionyl aminopeptidase; its protein translation is MIELRTPAEIDAMRPAGRFVAEVLTTLRDETKVGTNLLAIDRRAHDMIRRAGAESCYIDYHPSFGASPFGKVICTSVNDAVLHGLPHDYALRDGDLVTLDFAVAVDGWVADSAVSFVVGTPRDEDLALIDTTERALDAAIAAATVGNRVGDISHAVAQVAHGDGYSINTDFGGHGVGRTMHGDPHVPNDGKPGRGYPLRPGLVLALEPWFLQTTDELITDPDGWTLRSVDGSRGAHSEHTIAVTAEGPIVLTDRSFLGVD